In Acidobacteriota bacterium, a single window of DNA contains:
- a CDS encoding amidohydrolase family protein: MRPAPRPYAEIAAPIPSQLVSGASPGLALRLLLAIAALLLVLPQPALAQEPSEDQDEAPQWNVDAPPLPTYGVELDVDEGTWMSLDVSPDGEEIVFDLLGDLFTIPISGGEATPLTQGLAWDMQPRYSPDGRFIAFTSDRAGGDNIWLMDRESGEMSAVTDEDFRLLNSPAWSPDGEFLAARKHFTKTRSLGAGEIWLYHRSGGDGVQMVAKPNDQKDLGEPVFSPDGRYLYYSRDVTAGQLFEYNKDPNGEIYAILRLDRETGETERLLTGPGGAVRPTPSPDGRHLAFVRRVRAQSVLHILDLEDGSVRPIYDALERDMQETWAIHGVYPTFAWTPDGGSLVFWAGGKLHRISADGGNAQEIPFRVRTTHTVAEALRFEQEAAPESFHTRMLRWVEVAPAGDRAVFQALGYLWIRDLPDGEARRLTSQSEHFELYPSFSRDGRWIVYTTWDDQELGQVRVVSAGGGSGRVVTELAGRYAEPVISPDGETIVFRKLDGGWVLDSRGTLDPGVYQMPFAGGKAERITSDGVEPHFGARSDRVFLRRSGEENQRTLVAVDLQGHEDRVLATSEWASRFRVSPDGRWLAFTERFNAYVTPLPAVGGPREVGPESEDFPTRQVSRDAGDHLHWAGDAKSLHWSLGPELFTQPLPELFPAVVADEDELPQPPEQGIDLGFEVTAPVPAGSLALVGGRVVTMDGDEILEDGVVVVEGNRITAVGSRDEISIPAGARQVDVTGHTVLPGIVDVHWHGDQAQDEIVPQQNWYNYATLAFGVTTLHDPSNDTSEIFAAAEMARAGEILAPRIFSTGTILYGATTAFTAEVDDLEDARSHLRRLEAVGAFSIKSYNQPRRDQRQQLLVAARERGMLVMPEGGSLFQHNMTMVADGHTGIEHSIPVPAIYDDVEQLWSATRVAYTPTLVVGYGGIWGENYFYARDEVWKHPLLSSFVPRARLDARSRRRMVAPAEEYGHFFNAAVANQLHEEGVGVQIGAHGQREGLGSHWEIWMLVQGGMEPLEALRVATLGGAEYLGMERDLGSIEVGKLADLMILEEDPLEEIENSDSVRYVVLDGRLYDAHSLDQLAPEERSTEPFYFADGGPCGAGPCPDPGRTLCHH; this comes from the coding sequence GTGAGACCAGCCCCAAGGCCCTACGCCGAGATCGCCGCCCCAATCCCCTCTCAACTCGTCTCCGGAGCCTCCCCGGGCCTGGCCCTGCGATTGCTCCTCGCCATCGCAGCCTTGCTTCTGGTGCTCCCCCAACCCGCCCTGGCCCAGGAGCCCTCAGAAGACCAAGACGAGGCTCCGCAGTGGAACGTCGACGCCCCGCCGCTACCCACCTACGGTGTCGAGCTGGACGTCGACGAGGGCACCTGGATGTCCCTGGACGTCAGCCCCGACGGCGAGGAGATCGTCTTCGACCTGCTGGGAGATCTCTTCACCATACCCATCAGCGGCGGAGAGGCGACGCCCCTGACCCAGGGCCTGGCCTGGGATATGCAGCCCCGCTACAGCCCCGACGGGCGCTTCATCGCTTTCACCAGCGACCGCGCCGGCGGCGACAACATCTGGCTGATGGATCGGGAGAGTGGCGAAATGTCGGCGGTGACGGACGAGGATTTCCGCCTCCTCAACAGCCCGGCGTGGAGCCCCGACGGGGAGTTCCTGGCGGCGCGCAAGCATTTCACCAAGACCCGCTCCCTGGGCGCCGGCGAGATCTGGCTCTACCATCGGAGCGGCGGCGACGGCGTGCAGATGGTGGCCAAGCCCAACGATCAGAAAGACCTCGGCGAACCCGTCTTCTCCCCCGACGGCCGCTACCTCTACTACAGCCGCGACGTCACCGCGGGGCAGCTCTTCGAATACAACAAGGACCCCAACGGCGAGATCTACGCCATCCTGCGCCTGGACCGGGAGACCGGCGAGACCGAGCGCCTGCTCACCGGTCCCGGCGGCGCCGTCCGCCCCACTCCCTCCCCGGACGGCCGTCACCTGGCCTTCGTGCGCCGGGTGCGGGCGCAGTCGGTGCTCCACATCCTCGATCTCGAGGACGGCTCGGTGCGCCCCATCTACGACGCTCTGGAGCGGGACATGCAGGAGACCTGGGCCATCCACGGCGTCTACCCCACCTTCGCCTGGACTCCCGACGGTGGCTCCTTGGTGTTCTGGGCCGGCGGCAAGCTGCACCGCATCTCCGCCGACGGCGGAAACGCCCAAGAGATCCCCTTCCGCGTCCGCACCACCCACACCGTCGCCGAGGCCCTGCGCTTCGAGCAGGAGGCGGCACCGGAGTCCTTCCACACCCGCATGCTGCGCTGGGTGGAGGTGGCCCCCGCCGGCGACCGGGCGGTCTTCCAGGCCCTGGGCTACTTGTGGATCCGCGACCTCCCGGACGGCGAGGCCCGGCGCCTGACCTCCCAGAGCGAGCACTTCGAGCTCTATCCCTCCTTCAGCCGTGACGGCCGATGGATCGTCTACACCACCTGGGACGATCAGGAGCTGGGGCAGGTGCGGGTGGTGTCCGCCGGCGGCGGCAGCGGCCGGGTGGTCACCGAGCTCGCCGGCCGCTACGCCGAGCCGGTGATCTCCCCGGACGGCGAGACCATCGTCTTCCGCAAGCTCGACGGCGGCTGGGTTCTCGACTCCCGGGGGACCCTCGATCCCGGCGTCTACCAGATGCCCTTCGCCGGCGGCAAGGCCGAGCGCATCACCAGCGACGGCGTCGAGCCCCACTTCGGTGCTCGTTCGGATCGCGTCTTCCTGCGCCGTAGCGGTGAGGAGAACCAGCGCACCCTGGTGGCGGTGGACCTCCAGGGACACGAAGACCGGGTGCTCGCTACCAGCGAATGGGCGAGCCGCTTCCGGGTCTCCCCGGACGGCCGCTGGCTCGCCTTCACCGAGCGCTTCAACGCCTACGTCACCCCGCTGCCGGCGGTGGGTGGACCGCGGGAGGTCGGCCCCGAGAGTGAGGACTTCCCCACCCGCCAGGTGTCCCGGGACGCCGGCGACCATCTGCATTGGGCCGGCGACGCCAAGAGCCTCCATTGGAGCCTCGGCCCGGAGCTCTTCACCCAGCCTCTCCCGGAGCTCTTCCCCGCGGTGGTCGCCGACGAGGACGAGCTGCCCCAGCCGCCGGAGCAGGGTATCGACCTGGGCTTCGAGGTGACGGCGCCGGTGCCCGCCGGCAGTCTGGCCCTGGTGGGCGGCCGGGTGGTGACCATGGACGGTGACGAGATCCTGGAGGACGGCGTGGTGGTCGTGGAGGGCAACCGCATCACCGCCGTCGGCTCCCGGGACGAGATCTCCATCCCCGCCGGCGCGCGGCAGGTGGACGTCACCGGCCACACCGTGCTGCCGGGCATCGTCGACGTCCACTGGCACGGCGACCAGGCCCAGGACGAGATCGTCCCGCAGCAGAATTGGTACAACTACGCCACCCTCGCCTTCGGCGTCACCACCCTCCACGACCCGTCCAACGACACCTCGGAGATCTTCGCCGCCGCCGAGATGGCCCGCGCCGGGGAGATCCTGGCGCCGCGCATCTTCTCCACCGGCACCATCCTCTACGGCGCCACCACCGCTTTCACCGCGGAGGTGGATGACCTAGAGGACGCCCGTTCCCATCTGCGGCGCCTGGAAGCGGTGGGCGCCTTCAGCATCAAGAGCTACAACCAGCCGCGCCGGGACCAGCGCCAGCAACTGCTGGTGGCGGCCCGGGAGCGGGGCATGCTGGTGATGCCCGAAGGCGGCTCGCTCTTCCAACACAACATGACCATGGTCGCCGACGGCCACACCGGCATCGAGCACTCGATCCCCGTGCCGGCCATCTACGACGACGTCGAGCAGCTGTGGAGCGCCACCCGGGTCGCCTACACCCCGACCCTGGTGGTGGGCTACGGCGGCATCTGGGGGGAGAATTACTTCTACGCCCGGGACGAGGTGTGGAAGCACCCGCTCCTCTCCTCCTTCGTCCCCCGCGCCCGTCTCGACGCCCGCTCCCGGCGGCGCATGGTGGCGCCGGCGGAGGAATACGGTCACTTCTTCAACGCCGCGGTGGCGAATCAGCTCCACGAGGAGGGAGTGGGAGTCCAGATCGGCGCCCATGGCCAGCGCGAGGGCCTGGGTTCCCACTGGGAGATTTGGATGCTCGTACAAGGGGGCATGGAGCCCCTGGAAGCTCTGCGGGTGGCCACCCTCGGCGGTGCCGAGTATCTGGGCATGGAGCGCGATCTGGGCTCCATCGAGGTGGGCAAGCTGGCGGATTTGATGATTCTGGAGGAGGATCCTCTGGAGGAGATCGAGAATAGCGACTCGGTGCGCTACGTGGTGCTTGATGGGCGCCTTTACGACGCCCACAGCCTCGATCAGCTGGCGCCGGAGGAACGGAGCACCGAGCCGTTCTACTTCGCCGACGGTGGACCCTGCGGCGCCGGGCCCTGTCCCGACCCCGGCCGTACCCTCTGTCACCACTGA